The proteins below come from a single Gammaproteobacteria bacterium genomic window:
- a CDS encoding methoxymalonate biosynthesis acyl carrier protein, with protein sequence MSIIAIENAVRDFLGKFISDQDVDGEQDLFASGMVNSLFAMQLVLFVEKQYGITVANEDLNYENFKSVNAIVAFIQSKK encoded by the coding sequence ATGAGTATCATCGCAATCGAAAACGCAGTTCGTGATTTTCTGGGGAAATTCATCAGTGATCAAGATGTAGACGGCGAACAGGATCTTTTTGCTTCGGGAATGGTTAATTCCTTGTTTGCCATGCAGTTGGTACTATTCGTAGAAAAGCAATATGGCATCACGGTCGCTAATGAAGATCTCAATTATGAAAATTTTAAATCAGTGAATGCCATTGTTGCTTTTATTCAGTCAAAAAAATAA
- a CDS encoding acyl-CoA dehydrogenase translates to MDFDLTAEQQKARTEFRLWVDRCVAPVADANDNREQTPPELISELAAIGYLGALIPREYGGSGMNALTWGLLCEEVGRGSASLVSLLTVHGMVIQALAKWGTDAQRARWLPSLATGETIGAFGLTEPNIGSDAKNIESVAVARADGGYVLNAEKRWISFGASANLILVIAKVEDKPTGFLVERNMPGFSVEPIHGMLGFRSANIARLLMRDVFIPSENLVGKIGFGFSHIAGTALDHGRYSISWGCVGLAQAALDAALDYSGERYQFGVTLNKHQLIQEMLAEMIIKVKAARMLNYHAAFLKDRGDPSLIMETSMAKYFSSRIAAEVANAAVQIHGANGCSSDYPVQRYYRDAKIMEIIEGSNQMQQIIIAKSGYQQYLVTKRAARRSSERKEAIDGG, encoded by the coding sequence ATGGATTTTGATTTAACCGCCGAGCAGCAAAAGGCACGAACCGAATTTCGGCTGTGGGTCGATAGATGCGTGGCACCGGTTGCCGATGCCAACGATAACCGTGAACAAACGCCACCTGAACTGATTTCCGAGCTTGCGGCGATTGGTTATCTAGGTGCCTTGATTCCGAGGGAATACGGCGGTAGCGGCATGAATGCCTTGACTTGGGGACTGTTGTGCGAGGAAGTGGGACGCGGTAGTGCCTCACTGGTCAGTCTGCTGACTGTGCATGGCATGGTGATCCAGGCCCTGGCGAAATGGGGCACGGATGCGCAGCGTGCTCGATGGTTACCCAGTCTGGCAACTGGTGAGACCATCGGTGCATTTGGCCTGACGGAACCGAACATCGGCAGTGATGCAAAAAATATTGAGAGCGTGGCCGTGGCGCGGGCGGATGGTGGTTATGTGCTGAATGCCGAAAAACGCTGGATATCCTTTGGCGCTTCGGCCAATCTGATTTTGGTGATTGCCAAGGTTGAAGACAAGCCAACCGGTTTTTTGGTGGAACGGAATATGCCAGGTTTTTCGGTCGAGCCCATCCACGGAATGCTTGGTTTTCGTTCTGCAAATATTGCCCGTCTGTTGATGCGGGATGTATTCATTCCATCGGAGAATTTAGTTGGCAAGATTGGCTTTGGTTTTTCACATATTGCCGGTACTGCGCTTGATCATGGTCGTTACTCCATCAGTTGGGGTTGTGTCGGACTTGCTCAAGCGGCATTGGACGCAGCGCTGGATTATTCAGGAGAGCGTTATCAATTCGGCGTTACCTTAAATAAACATCAACTTATTCAAGAAATGTTGGCTGAGATGATTATTAAGGTCAAAGCAGCTCGGATGCTTAATTACCATGCGGCCTTTTTGAAAGATCGCGGCGATCCATCATTAATCATGGAAACATCCATGGCAAAATATTTCTCTTCGCGGATCGCGGCCGAGGTAGCTAATGCTGCGGTTCAAATCCATGGTGCTAATGGTTGTTCAAGTGATTATCCGGTACAGCGATATTACCGTGATGCCAAGATTATGGAAATTATTGAAGGCAGCAATCAAATGCAGCAGATAATTATTGCTAAATCAGGGTATCAGCAATATTTGGTGACCAAACGCGCGGCACGTAGATCCTCAGAAAGAAAGGAGGCGATAGATGGTGGCTAA
- a CDS encoding HAD-IIIC family phosphatase, translating to MVAKAKEKEHKIKCLIWDLDNTLWRGTLLEDQEITPFPAAVELIKTLDERGILQSVASKNDHALAEKKLREIGLFDYFLYPQINWNAKSQSLQNIATLINIGIDTIAFIDDQAFEREEVNFSYPQVLVIDAAEIAQVANLEVMQPYFITEDSRRRREMYQSDLRRKEIEESFNGPQDAFLETLGMVLTITRARQDDLKRAEELTQRTNQLNTTAYTYDYDELTLFSKSPNHLLLVAGLDDKYGTYGKIGLVLVEKREQSWLIKLLLMSCRVMSRGVGTVMINYLRNLARTAGVSLEAEFIQNDRNRMMYMTYKFTHFQEKEKRNNWILLENDLSREQAYPHYMRLVTD from the coding sequence ATGGTGGCTAAGGCTAAAGAGAAAGAACATAAAATTAAATGCCTGATTTGGGATCTCGATAATACTTTATGGCGTGGCACGCTACTGGAAGATCAAGAAATCACGCCCTTTCCCGCAGCGGTTGAATTGATAAAAACATTAGACGAACGGGGCATTCTTCAATCGGTAGCGAGCAAGAATGATCATGCGTTAGCGGAAAAAAAGTTACGCGAAATCGGATTGTTTGATTATTTTCTCTATCCACAGATTAACTGGAATGCCAAATCACAATCATTGCAAAATATTGCCACGTTAATCAATATTGGTATTGACACCATCGCTTTTATTGATGATCAGGCATTTGAGCGCGAGGAAGTAAATTTTAGCTATCCACAAGTGCTAGTCATTGACGCCGCTGAAATAGCACAGGTGGCGAATCTAGAAGTAATGCAACCATACTTTATCACTGAGGATTCACGGCGGCGGCGGGAGATGTATCAGAGTGATCTGCGACGAAAGGAAATTGAAGAAAGTTTTAATGGTCCGCAGGATGCTTTTTTGGAAACCCTCGGGATGGTGTTGACGATTACTCGCGCCAGACAGGATGATCTAAAGCGCGCCGAAGAATTAACTCAGCGAACCAATCAACTTAACACTACTGCCTATACTTATGATTATGATGAATTAACTCTGTTCAGCAAGTCGCCAAATCATTTGCTCCTGGTTGCCGGATTAGATGATAAATATGGTACTTATGGAAAAATTGGCTTGGTCTTAGTAGAAAAACGTGAACAATCCTGGCTGATAAAACTATTATTAATGTCTTGTCGAGTAATGTCACGGGGCGTTGGCACGGTGATGATTAATTATCTGCGGAATTTGGCGCGTACCGCAGGGGTCTCATTGGAAGCGGAATTTATCCAGAATGATAGGAATCGCATGATGTATATGACGTACAAGTTTACTCATTTTCAGGAGAAAGAAAAACGCAACAACTGGATTTTGCTCGAAAATGATTTAAGCCGGGAGCAAGCGTATCCGCATTATATGCGGCTGGTAACCGATTAA